Proteins co-encoded in one Marmota flaviventris isolate mMarFla1 chromosome 9, mMarFla1.hap1, whole genome shotgun sequence genomic window:
- the LOC139706869 gene encoding endogenous retrovirus group K member 7 Gag polyprotein-like, which yields MGQAVSSHELFLSGLKEALKTRGACVKKKDLRLFFSYIGELCPWFPLEGTIDGKRWLRVGDCLKDYYESFGPEKVPVPTFSYWNLINEILKSSPFDNGTLKLVRIGEEAMQKTSRPPSACPSVSIDTDPSQSPQDPGNLPGPAQNPTLINKAPTVSNHLYPVLNPGDTLTPGEEATLEKEAAPYHSEDPPPLRTLPQSIGLTHPPPSYIPPAFCAPALQGPTAPSDIFSPLPLPDLAPLRESLQHRREQIQLLKELRSLDSELRSLALGTESTRAGPKAKPSHRPVLAFPVTRSQTDKPAQAEDSEEDLEEEVAERDQGDEAGEGQEEDQGSEDEEFTPRQEETQSVYKKLSLRFLEKLKKACAHYGPTAPYTLALLESHSAQWLTPNDWKFLARATLSAGDFLLWNADFKEHCRETAQKNLTKASSKSWTYVKLVGIAPFDTNPKQARFPAGLLAQIQRAGLQAWRRLPQKGSATTSLAKIRQGPDEPYSDFVARLNLAAERLLGPSESKSTFVKYLAFENANPACQDVLRPHKDKGELSDFIRLCAGVGTAHAMGLAIGAAFTKAFRNPGSRTCFTCKQPGHFARECPTGKQSLGIASPQTGAKLPPATLCPRCGKGRHWANECRSKTNALGQPISSCFSGNSLRGQPLAPTSPRTNPGAIRFVPSQTPNLPQNPSPQLPPSNEPPQAAQDWTSVPPPIQY from the coding sequence atgggacaagcagtttcgtcacatgagttatttttgtcaggcctcaaggaggccctcaagacacggggggcgtgtgttaaaaaaaaggacttaagattattcttttcatacataggagaattgtgtccgtggtttccccttgaagggaccattgatggtaaaagatggcttagagtaggagactgtttaaaagattattatgaatcctttggcccagaaaaggtgcctgttcccaccttttcttactggaacttaattaatgaaattcttaaaagttcaccCTTTGATAATGGTACCTTAAAACTTGTCAGGATTGGGGAAGAGGCTATGCAAAAGACCTCTCGTCCCCCCTCAGCATGCCCTTCAGTTAGTATAGACACAGACccttctcagtctccccaggaccctgggaaccTTCCTGGTCCCGCTCAAAACCCCACCCTAATAAATAAGGCTCCAACGGTTTCCAACCACCTTTATCCAGTTTTAAATCCTGGAGACACATTgacccctggggaggaggctaccttggagaaggaagcagcCCCCTACCACTCAGAAGACCCGCCACCTCTCAGGACCCTGCCACAGTCTATAGGACTCACACATCCACCTCCCTCCTATATCCCTCCTGCCTTTTGTGCTCCGGCCCTTCAGGGGCCAACTGCCCCCTCagatatcttttctccacttcCCCTGCCTGACCTGGCTCCCTTGCGAGAGTCTCTCCAACATAGACGGGAACAGatccaacttttaaaagaattaagatccCTTGACTCTGAGCTCCGCTCATTAGCCTTAGGCACGGAGTCAACCCGAGCTGGCCCAAAGGCTAAGCCGAGCCATCGGCCAGTTCTCGCCTTCCCAGTCACCCGCAGTCAGACAGATAAGCCCGCCCAGGCTGAAGACTCAGAGGAGGATCTAGAGGAGGAAGTGGCAGAAAGGGATCAAGGGGACGAAGCGGGGGAAGGGCAAGAGGAAGATCAGGGCTCAGAGGATGAGGAGTTCACCCCTAGGCAGGAAGAAACCCAGAGTGTCTACAAAAAATTAAGCCTGCgttttcttgaaaaacttaaaaaggcttgTGCTCACTATGGCCCCACTGCGCCTTACACATTGGCTTTACTAGAGAGCCACAGCGCACAGTGGCTTACTCCCAATGATTGGAAATTTTTAGCCCGAGCTACCCTCAGTGCCGGAGACTTCCTGTTATGGAATGCAGATTTCAAAGAGCACTGTCGGGAAactgctcaaaaaaatttaactaaggCCTCCTCTAAATCCTGGACTTATGTTAAGCTAGTGGGCATTGCGccttttgacactaaccctaaacaggcGCGTTTCCCTGCTGGACTTTTGGCGCAGATTCAGAGGGCTGGCTTACAGGCTTGGAGACGCCTCCCTCAAAAGGGCTCGGCTACCACTTCCCTGGCAAAAATTCGACAAGGGCCTGACGAGCCTTATAGCGACTTTGTTGCCCGGCTTAACTTAGCCGCGGAGCGCCTACTTGGACCAAGCGAAAGCAAAAGCACCTTTGTAAAATATCTTGCCTTTGAAAACGCCAACCCCGCATGTCAGGATGTTCTTCGACCACATAAGGACAAAGGGGAACTTTCTGACTTTATTAGACTCTGTGCCGGGGTGGGTACAGCCCATGCTATGGGTCTTGCCATAGGTGCTGCCTTTACCAAGGCCTTTCGCAATCCTGGCTCACGTACTTGCTTTACTTGTAAACAACCTGGCCATTTTGCACGAGAGTGTCCGACAGGCAAACAAAGCCTAGGGATAGCGTCTCCTCAAACTGGGGCTAAACTGCCCCCAGCCACCCTTTGCCCTAGATGTGGTAAAGGTCGTCACTGGGCTAATGAGTGTAGATCTAAGACAAATGCCCTTGGACAGCCTATTTCTTCCTGCTTCTCGGGAAACTCCCTGCGGGGCCAGCCCCTGGCCCCGACCTCCCCCAGGACAAACCCAGGGGCAATAAGGTTTGTTCCCTCCCAAACTCCCAACCTACCTCAAAATCCTTCTCCACAATTGCCTCCCTCAAACGAGCCACCCCAGGCAGCGCAGGACTGGACCTCTGTGCCACCACCAATACAATATTAG